A region of the Stieleria neptunia genome:
GGTGGTGCGCATCACACAACCGCTGAGCCCCGAACTCGGCGAGTTCAGCCCCAACGGGAACTACATCTATTTAAAAGACATCGGGACATTGCGACCGTTTGAATCGATCGACTACCTGATCCTGTTGACCTGCAATCAACCGAAGACGTTTACGATCACCGCCGAGGCGGTCAGCCGCGGCAAACCGAAGGGCGCGCGGTCGCAGGTGACGACCCAGGTGGTGTCGGATCAGTGAACCGAGTGGCGCGTGTGAAAAAACACCCACGCGCCGCTTGCTGACGCCGCTCGTTGATTCAATCGGGATCTGCTGAGTCCATGGTGAGCCGCTGGCCGTAAGGCCTCGGGCGGGCGCCAGCATGCCCGGCCGCTTACGCGTCACGACTCACTCCATCAACAGACCGTCAGCCAGTGACGCGTGATCAACAATGAACCACTCGTCACTCAGGACTGCGATTGCAGCATCTGCGCCTTCGCCATCGCATCTTCGGCTTTGGCAATGTACTGCTGTTCCTGAGTGCCCGCCCAAGCGCGTTGGTAGGTCACGCTCATGGCGGTGAAGTTAAACGGATCGTTCGGCTCCAACTCACACGCCTTCTCGCCGTGCCGGATCGCCTCGTCGTGCTGTCCGGTCTTGGTGTAGACACGGGCGAGGGCGAGGTGCCCGAGCACAAACGAATCGTCTTCCTGGAGAATCGAGTTCAAACCGTCGATCGCTTCGCTGAACTTCTCGTCGTCGATCAGTTTTTCGACGTCGTTGTACTGACTGTGAATGTCACTCATGGTTGATAAAAATTAAGCCTGGGCCAGATTTCGGAGGACGGTGGGGAGGATCCCGCCGTTGCGGTAGTACTGCAGTTCGACCGGGGTGTCGATCCGCACGATGCAATCAAAGGTGGTGACGGATCCGTCGGCGGCGGTTGCCGTGACCGCGATGGTGCTGCGGGGCTCCAGGTCATCGGACAGGTCGGGGATCGAGAACGTTTCTTCGCCGGTCAAGCCGAGCGCCTGCCACGTTTTTCCGTCGGCGAATTCCAACGGCAAGACACCCATGCCGACGAGGTTGCTACGGTGGATCCGTTCGTAGCTGGCGGCGATCACCGCTTTGACTCCCAGCAGCATCGTGCCCTTGGCCGCCCAGTCACGGCTGCTGCCGGTTCCGTATTCGGTACCGGCCAGGACGACCAACGGGGTGCCTTCCTTTTGGTACCGCATCGACGCGTCGTAGATGCTGGTGACCTCGTCGCTGGGCAGGTAGCGGGTGACACCGCCCTCGGTTCCCGGGGCCAGTTGGTTGCGGATCCGAATGTTGGCAAAGGTGCCGCGGACCATCACGCGGTCGTTGCCGCGGCGTGATCCGAAGCTGTTGAATTCTTTGATCGGAACGCCGACTTCTTGCAGGAAGCTGCCGGCAGGGCCGTCGGAGGCGATCGCACCGGCCGGGGAGATGTGGTCGGTGGTGACCGAATCGCCCAGCAACACCAGGCATCGCGCGCCTTCGATCGGACCGATCGGCGGAACCGCATCCCCGGTCACGTGATCCAGGAAGGGCGGATGGTGGATGTAAGTGCTGTCTTCACTCCACGGATAAATCGCGCCTTCGGCGGCATCGATCGCGTTCCATAACTCGTTCCCTTCGACCGCCTCGCTGTACTGACGGGTGAACATCTCGGGATCGATCGAAGTATGGATCGTCTCCAGGATCTCTTCGGCCGACGGCCAAATCTCTTTCAAGAAGACGTCATTGCCTTGGGCGTCTTTGCCCAACGGTTCGTTGACCAGGTCGATGTCCGTGGTTCCGGCCAGGGCGTAGGCGACCACCAGCGGCGGGCTCGCCAAATAGTTGGCACGCGTCAATGGATTGACGCGGCCTTCAAAGTTACGGTTGCCGCTCAACACGGCCGATGCGACCAGGTCACCCGACTCGATCGCTTCGGCGACCGGTGCCGGCAACGGACCGCTGTTGCCGATACAGGTCGTGCAGCCGTAGCCGACGGTGTGGAAACCGAGTGTCTTGAGCGGCTCGGTCAATCCGGCTTTGTCCAAGTACTCGGTGACGACACGGGAGCCCGGCGCCAAACTGGTTTTGACGTGCGACGGGACTTTCAATCCTCGCTCGGCAGCCTTCTTGGCCAACAACCCGGCGCCGATCATCACCGACGGGTTGCTGGTGTTGGTGCAGGACGTGATGGCGGCGATCACGACCGCGCCGTGTCCGATCTGGCTGCTGTGCCCGTTGTCTTGGATCGTGCCCTTGTGGTCCAGGTCGCCCGGATCGAGCCCGAACCCGGTCTTGCCGATCGGCGCGGTCAGGGCTTCATTGAAGGCCGATTTCATGTTGGACAGCGAAATCCGATCCTGGGGACGCT
Encoded here:
- a CDS encoding tetratricopeptide repeat protein, yielding MSDIHSQYNDVEKLIDDEKFSEAIDGLNSILQEDDSFVLGHLALARVYTKTGQHDEAIRHGEKACELEPNDPFNFTAMSVTYQRAWAGTQEQQYIAKAEDAMAKAQMLQSQS
- the acnA gene encoding aconitate hydratase AcnA codes for the protein MSFDPFSVRDQFETGSGAATIYRLSKLQDAGLGPIDRMPFSIRVLLESVLRNCDGFSVSEEDVKNLAAWNATAPAKQEVPFKPYRVVLQDFTGVPAVVDLAAMRSAMQRIGGDPNKINPLIPVDLVIDHSVQVDFFGSEASLGQNVEIEFQRNRERYEFLRWGQQAFDNFRVVPPNVGIVHQVNLEYLAHVVAIRDTGDGPVAMPDTLVGTDSHTTMINGLGVLGWGVGGIEAEANMLGQPLYMLMPEVIGFELTGKLPSGATATDMVLRVVELLRAEGVVGKFVEFFGTGMNAMSVADRATIANMAPEYGATMGFFPVDDVTLTYLRQTGRSEAGVQLVERYCKEQGLFRTDDGPTLNYTKTLSLDLGTVEPSLAGPKRPQDRISLSNMKSAFNEALTAPIGKTGFGLDPGDLDHKGTIQDNGHSSQIGHGAVVIAAITSCTNTSNPSVMIGAGLLAKKAAERGLKVPSHVKTSLAPGSRVVTEYLDKAGLTEPLKTLGFHTVGYGCTTCIGNSGPLPAPVAEAIESGDLVASAVLSGNRNFEGRVNPLTRANYLASPPLVVAYALAGTTDIDLVNEPLGKDAQGNDVFLKEIWPSAEEILETIHTSIDPEMFTRQYSEAVEGNELWNAIDAAEGAIYPWSEDSTYIHHPPFLDHVTGDAVPPIGPIEGARCLVLLGDSVTTDHISPAGAIASDGPAGSFLQEVGVPIKEFNSFGSRRGNDRVMVRGTFANIRIRNQLAPGTEGGVTRYLPSDEVTSIYDASMRYQKEGTPLVVLAGTEYGTGSSRDWAAKGTMLLGVKAVIAASYERIHRSNLVGMGVLPLEFADGKTWQALGLTGEETFSIPDLSDDLEPRSTIAVTATAADGSVTTFDCIVRIDTPVELQYYRNGGILPTVLRNLAQA